One Hyla sarda isolate aHylSar1 unplaced genomic scaffold, aHylSar1.hap1 scaffold_652, whole genome shotgun sequence genomic region harbors:
- the LOC130342558 gene encoding uncharacterized protein LOC130342558 — protein sequence MELKGLGFVPLLLAFWCAAWLATSYIMTVVLGHAASPLMSISDVGNVFPESILFRIGFIGTSIGTLVLTFLIYKYMVMHTEEFRGHQVLIQRILLAIVWASCFSTAVMHVLSPEEYPRIHFVSTIISITCEALYYLGQSIQMYKLPGAKKVIHHSRCTCCGLTFVCVVFYFGYETLKELFHNDEDWDEIREIPIIIIEWVMLLLILINIVTYYSTMQRLLLTVSRNSCTLSLRVKIDDFGV from the exons atggagctaaaaggactggggttcgtccccctcctgttggcgttttggtgtgcagcctggcttgccaccagctacatcatgacggtcgtcctcggccatgcagcctcgccactgatgagcatcag tgacgtgggaaatgtctttcccgaaagcatattattcagaattggatttatagggacgtccattggcactttggtactaacctttcttatttataagtatatggttatgcatactgaagagttcaggggtcatcaggtcctgatccagaggatcctgctggccattgtgtgggcctcctgtttttccacagctgttatgcatgtattgtcccccgaagaatatcccaggatacactttgtcagcacgataatttccattacatgtgaagccttatactaccttgggcagtccatccagatgtataaattaccaggagcaaaaaaagtcatccaccatagtagatgcacctgctgtggcctgacttttgtctgtgtagttttctattttggatatgaaacattaaaggaattattccataatgatgaagactgggacgagatccgtgaaatccccatcataatcatcgagtgggtgatgcttctactgatcctgataaacatcgtgacctattattccaccatgcagaggttattgttgaccgtctccagaaacagctgcacactctctcttagagtaaaaattgatgacttcggggtgtag